aaGGGGACACACACCCTCAGCCACACATACACGCTACACTGACATTGGACCAATCGCTAAAacacgggaacattgcctttaaaagaaAATCACGCTGTAACGCTGCATTTCTGCGATACGGAAATGTGGGaacgttgcctttaaatttcaatcaaacTATAACGCAGATCTTCCGTGATACGGATTGCGATACGGATTGAACCCATCCCTTAAACTCACTGAAATAGAAATGGCGTTCAAACTTGAATTTCATCCAATTCCATATCATCATACTATTACTATGTATCCAAGTAATCCCACTTAGATCAAAAGAGGAGGGATACCTCACCCAAAATGACCGCATACACATTGATGGTCATTAAAACAATTTAGAAAGTGTGTTCAGTACTGTATCTTGTAGTATTTTCTATCTTGTTAAAAATGAGTGGTGAGTTTTCCACAGTGGTCGAGTTGTATTTACAATCTGAGTTTCTGAGTGACATCTGTGGGAAGGCTGCATGTGAGAGGGAAAAGACTGGATTATTTCTGtgtcctctttcctccctctgtctgtctgacctactggactggactggcctCAGCCAAACATGTGAGCAGGGAtttagagagagagggcaatagaggagggaggggggaggaggagctgGGGAagatatacagtacctgtcaaacgtttggacacacctactcattgaagggtttttcttaatttttactattttctactttctagaataatcgtgaagacattaaaactatgaaataacacatgtggaatcatgtagtaaccaaaaaagtgttaaacaaatcaaaatatattttatatttgagattcttcaaagtagccaccctttgccttgatgacagcattgcacactcttggcgttctctcaaccagcttcatctggtagtcacctggaaggtatgtgccttgttaaaagttaatttgtggaatttctttccttcttaatgaatttgagctaatcagttgtgttgtgacaaggtagcggtggtatacagaagatagccctatttggtaaaagaccaagttcatattatggcaagaacagctcaattaagcgaagagaaacgacagtccatcattactttaagacatgaaggtcagtcaaccaggaaaatgtcaagaactttgaaagttttttcaagtgcagtcacaaaaaccatcaagcactaagatgaaactggctctcatgaggaccgccacaggaaaggaagacccagagtttcttCTGCTgtggaggataagttcattaaagttaccagcctcaaaaattggcaattaactgcacctcagattgcagcccaaataaatgcgtcacagagttcaagtaacagacacatctcaacatcaactgttcagaggagactgcgtgaatcaggccttcatgatcaaattgctgcaaggacaccactactaaaggacaccaataataagaagagacttgcttgggccaagaaacacaagcaatggacattagaccggtggaaatctgtcctttggtctgatgagtccaaatttgagatttttggttccaaccgccgtgtgagacgcagaatagatgaacggatgatctccgcatgtgtggttcccaccgtgaagcatggaggaggaggtgtgatggtgctttgctggtgacatggtctgtgatttatttagaattcaaggcacacttaaccagcatggctaccacaacattctgcagcaatacaccatcccatctggtttgcacttagtgggactatcatttgtttttcaacaggacaatgacccaaaatacacctccaggctgtgtaagggctatttgaccaagaaggagagtgatggagtgctgcatcagatgacttgtcctccacaatcacccaacctcaacccaattgagatggtttgggttgagttggaccacagagtgaaggaaaagcagccaacaagtgctcagcatatgtgggaactccttcaaacattccaggtgactacctcatgaagcaggttgagagaatgccaagagtgagcaaagctgtcatcaaggcaaagcgtggctactttgaagaatctaaaatctaaaatatatattttttgtttaacacttttttggttactacatgattccatatgtgttatttcatagttttgatgtcttcactattattctacaatgtagaaaatactaaaaataaagaaaaacccatgaatgagtaggtgtgttcaaataTTTGACCGTTGTGTAAGggctagtatatatatatatatatatatatatatatatatatatatatatatatatatatatatacacatagagagagagagagagagagagagagacaagaagagGAAGAGCTGGATGTAGAAAAGATGCATGAGAGAGGAGATAATCATTACTGTAAGAAAGAAAGTAAAAAGAGAGATAGCGGAGAATATGTATGAATTAAGTTAGAGGGCAAATGGTGCTATCGTTTCCAAGCCAACAAGTCATTCAACAAAATCACTGCTACTAGCATTCAGCAGTGGCAGTTTGGTGACAAAGAGTtaaggctctattcaatccgtctTGCGGAAAATTCAGTGTTACAgcttgattgaaatttaaaggcaatgttttcGCGTTAGCGcaaactgcattcacggtaaacgctgcatattttcggctcaatcggaaattaccatTACATTTCTATCGCAGAATCTGTTACGCttcgtgtgtgtttatgtgttcctCAACacgtgagacagacagtgtcATTACTGAGCTCTCTGCAAGTAGATCAGGCCTATAATTCCCTTCTGCCTGTCTAGTAACGTTATGTGTTGATGATTACTAGTGTGTGCTGTAATAATGGTTTATAGTGTCAGCTAATATGTGTGTTTAAACCAATGAGTGTGTCTAATTAGTGGTCACCCGGgtgtggtgtacctactgtatgTAGCTCTACAGAGGGTGTTACACATCTCTCCAGCAGAGGGCAGCGTTTCCCTAGTTCAGTAATGTGGGAGTAGGATGACGTTGGCCagcctagacactgatctaaggtcgaTTTTGAGTCATTATACTTTCTCCCACGCTCCCAATAAAGTAATaaaagtgcgtgtgtgtgtgtgtgtgtgtgacaatttCCAGAGGAACATCAAACTAGCAATCTCAGTGAGTGTGCACCGTTTTATTATcaatacattttattataacttgTATTTTGCAATGAAACACATGAGGACATGCCAAAGAAGAGGGGAAAGATGGAAGAGGGGATGGTGGGATCTCCCTCCTTTCTTGTTCCCTCCAAAGTCGTCTTCTCCCTTCGGCCCTATGAGAGCGGGAGCTTCTTTACTTCCACCGACCGCCAACCTTCCCCTTACCATGGACCTTTTTActacaggggagagagatggggagaaagagagcaatTACTTGTAGATAAATGCACATACCATACAAACACATGTTACTGAAAAAAGCGGCTAAAAAGTTCATATAAAGAAACCAAGAAATTGAATAGAGTTACTGTACTTACAATTTCTGGGCACTTGTGATTCTATTCAAGAGAACGATAATCTGCgcacacaaaaaaaaatgacACGAGATCACATTGCATCAGTGATTTCACGAATACCACACAACAGACGTACACAGTCgctcacacacaagcctaagcatCTATGGATTCTGCCATTGGTCCACGTGTCCAGGTCTTCCCACCTGATATTTCTGTTTCTTCATGTGATCAATGAAGTCAAATTTATCCGACTCCAGCGTGTAGATCCAGTTCCACATCTCCTGAGCTTGTTGCCTGGGAGACCAAGAGaaggtggtggtgggagggggtgGTTTACAggtggtaaccatagcaacacAGTTGGCAGCCAGCTGTGTGGGCTTTGGACGTGTATTGGAGAAAACGCAGATGTGGTGGTGTAAGGACGATTTTGGCCCATGTGTATTTGGCTTTGGGGataaggtgaggtgtgtgtgatcGGCCCGGGACTCACTTCAGGGCGTCCTCTCTCAGGTTGTCGATCTCCAGTGTGGGTCGTCTCTCAGCCAAGGTCTTCTTCTTGATCTCTCTCCCAGTTAGACGCTTCCCTCTCCCACGATGCTCCGCCTGAAACATGTCGAACGCGCCTAGAACTTCACGAACTTCAAACTATATCGAATGTTCGGATTCTCTGTATGTTTACAACAGTCTGACAGAACATTTGACCCGCAACTGTAAGTTGTCCAACAACGTAGATATTTATCTTAATGAAACACATTTACTGTATGAATCTAAAAAATCTGTTCCTAAAGCTAACAAGCGAATGACAGTGGACATAAGTACCTTTTGCAGGAAACCCCCAAAGTTGGCCCCCATGTTGGAAAGAACCTTCTTCTTCTTGGCCTCGTCATCGTTCTTCTTTTTAGCCTCCTCATCTTCCTTTCTCTGCCGCTCTTCCTGAGCAAGAGAACGATAAAGTTAGAAAGGAAAAATACATTCTGAACACGACACATCTGTTGTCTATCTGTTGGTACCAGGAGTACCACAGGGGTGTCTGTTTGCCCCTACCACAATCCTGGTGTACCGCAATAGTGTGTTTTGGCCTACCGCAATCCTGTTCTGCCGGTCCCGCTCCTTCTCCGCTCGAACTCGCTGCACCTCTGCCCTCTCGAACCGACGCTTCTCCTgtggggatgagagagggaaaggatgagagggggaaaggatgagagagggaaaggatgagaggaaaggaaaggacatTGGACTTTTTCATATCAACTTTTTTTATCATGAGCTTGTGCGCTCCTTGACCAGGGTCGTGTTCTGTTGGAGCGAaacgtaaaaaataaaaataaaataaaaaacatgagcattgttattggacaagttcatgtAGTTAAGGTTGTACTTCCTCTGTTCCATTTCAACACTTCAACATGAAGTATACAGTTGGCTCACAATTCGGTCCTTCAGCCCAAtgagctcctcctcctccttcttcctctGGTCAAAGTGGACATCAATCAGACTCTGCAATTCAATGAGGTCCTTCTCCATCCTCTTCCTGTGGATGtcctgagagagggaaagagagaggattgAGATGAAATGGATTCTTATTCAGAGATGTGGTGGAAAGCGGAGCTGCATCAAACTAACATCAATATTACTGTTCAGTGGTGAATTTGGACATTGAAGGGGAACAGCCAACCAGGACCCAATAATGGGCCAATTCCTTAATATGAGATGACATCACTCACATCAAAGTCCACCCTATCCCCCTCTGGAATCTTGGGAGGGGCTAGCTGGGGCACCATGGGcctgagtgggggggggggggggggataagtGAAATAGAGGATGAACagagaaatacatgttttaacctatctgtcacacaacacaaagcaAAATTGCCACAAACAAAAGTGAACATACTTGGGAATGGGGAGTTTCTCctctgcacagagagagagagaaagagagagaattattaACACATAAAAGCACAGAAATATATATTCTCGCTCTCATTCTGAAGATGTCATATGAAATCCATCGTCTTGAAGAAAATAGAGGACACAAATCTCAAAAACAGGACAAAAAGACAAGGCCATATGTTTTGCGTAAATCATACATTGACATCAAAAAGggtgtacaaaaaaaaaagatttgtgTTACGCCTACAGATCTGAAGTTAGTATTTGACCTCCAGAGTACAACAGGAGCAACAGCATGCactatcctcatcatcatcatcatcatcatcatgtgtctgtgtgtgtagctaCAGCAACAGTACAGCTTTGCTGATGAGGTCATGAGTTAAAGAGTTAGAACATGTGATTCCTTCTTCTTACAGGCATTTCAAATGTAGGTTAGATTTAATGTGATTAGAATCACTCCCACAAtcactctcaccttcctcctcctgAGCTTCCTGCTCTGATGTgccaaaggcagagagagagagagcgagagagagagagaaaaaagagagagagacatacagttgatattgagcgagagagaaagagaaagggagagagaaagagaaagagcgatagacagagagagaaaaagagagcgagatatacagtagatattgagagagagagaaagagagagagagagagagagagagagagagagagatgggaatggTGAGAGAAAGATAAAGATGGGATAAAAGATTGAAGCAGAAAATTGATAAGAAAGGAGGAAAATATGAAAaacagagggaaggagggtggtGCAAGAAGAGAGATATGGAACGATTGAAGAGAGAGTAAGTTTAATGCAGTGGTGCCGACAGGCTTAGGAAAACTCACATTTCCCATCATGCACTGAGGGCCACATCACTGACTACAATTGTGTGACCCCAACAGCTACTTCGAGGGAAATGTAGTTTTCTGAGCCTTGTACTGTACAAGCATTCATAATTACGGATGCACATGTTCACACATGTACATACAAGAAGTAATTGAAAATGCTCTACAAAtgaggatatacactgagtgtacaaaacatcaggaacccctactctttccatgacagactgaccaggtgaatccaggtgaaagatatgatcccttattgatgtcacttgttaaatccacttcaatcagtgtagatgaaagggagaagactggttaaagaaggatttttaaaccttgagacatggatggtgtatgtgtgccattgagagggtgaatgggcaagacaaaatattgaagtgcctttgaatggggtatggtattaggtgccaggcgcacaggtttgagtgtgtcaagaactgcaacaccgcTGGGTTTTTCGCGctaaacagtttcctgtgtgtatcaagaatggtcgacCACCCAAAAGACAGCCAACCAACTTCCCTGTGTAACACTTAACACCTTGTAAAGTGCATGCCCCTACGAATGTTTAtttttacttaacctttatttaactagacaagtcagttaagaacaaattcttaattacaataacagcctaggaacagtgccttgttcaggtgcagaacgacagatttttaccttgtcagctcggggatttgatctagcaacctttcagttactagtccaatgctctaaccactaggctacctgctgcccaaatctaaagtagtgttgtgttgtaggggGTAAACGAATAAAGGCTGTTCTGTGGACAAAAGAGTTGCAACGcaatattatgaaggtgttcctaatgttttgttcgcTCCGTGTATATCGTCTCCACATAAGGAAGTGCAGAGCATAAAAAAAGTCGAAAACTAAGCATCAAGCAACAACAACCAGCAGTTAAACACTGAAAAGTACTGCAGCGATAACAACAACTGTAAAACCCATACCGAAAATAGATTGAGGCTAAATAGAACGGAATAACCCTATATGTAATCCGTAGATATAGATCATATcatccttttttattttattggcaTTTATTTGTTTAATATTTTGGTTGGTATAATGTGTTCTCACCCTACCTGTGTACTCTTGTTTCTCTGATAGTCAGGACCAGCACAGGGTCAGCCAATGGAAGCGGGACATAAGGGATATTGACAGGTCAGAGTGCATCACCCACTAGTCTGGCATTATACACAGAATACCTTGCTCATTAAGATCCTAATGTCATCCGTATCTCATCTGAGTGACCTCGGCTCTGAAGTCAGTCTGATTGGACAGACAGGTTCTGTCGCTGATGATGATTTGTGAGGTCTGTTCATGCCTAGATTCTGATTGGCTATTTCTACACAGTGGGCTAATCATCATTTGGCATGACATCCTAAGCAATTCCCAtgtaatcaaatgaaatcaaagttGATCGGTCACgcacacagtttagcagatgttatagctggtgcagcgaaatgcttatgttactagcccctaacaatgcagtaaaatgtcaaacaagtacacaaatgataaaaaaatatatatatattagagcaAGTCACATAGAGCAAGTCACATGGTTCTAGTCTAAAGCGTTGTACAGGATATGAGGTGTCATTCGAGACAGCCATTGTTAAGTTCAAGTAGTAGAGTGTTGTAGGGGATTTAGGGTGTagtttgggacacagccagtctaaagtagtgttgtgttgtaggggATATAGATTGTAATTTGAGACacggccaaaagtagtgcagtgtTATTGTACATATAGGGTGTCATTCGAGAGACAACTCGTCTCACCTCCCCCATCGTCCTCCTGTGGTTCTTCTTCTGGCTCCTCCTCTGgctcctcctctgcctcctctggagagagaggaagcaagagagagagagagagagagagagagagagagagagagagagagagagagaggagaggagagggggggagccaaatggagagagagaaagtcagagaGCAGTTCAGAGGACAAGAGAAGGGACATGGGGCAATGAAGAAATCCAGCCAATGCGGTAGACATAGGGGGGGGGGAAACTAATAAAAGACAAGGGTGGAGACGGAAAAGACACATATGAGacaaggggatagagagagatattagaATGATGATTCAAGAGATAGAAGATGAAAGGAACGGAGGGAGATGAAAAGAGATACGGAGAGTGTGTGGCTAATAGAGGTCAGAGGCTTggggcttaaaaaaaaaaatatttgtcagCAGTGTGCTGAAAGCAAAAGGAGCTGAGAGAACAGGCTAATAATAACAGGGTCGTGGACTTCCACA
Above is a window of Salmo salar chromosome ssa03, Ssal_v3.1, whole genome shotgun sequence DNA encoding:
- the tnnt1 gene encoding troponin T, slow skeletal muscle isoform X6 translates to MSDVEEEYEGEQAEEEAEEEPEEEPEEEPQEDDGGEEKLPIPKPMVPQLAPPKIPEGDRVDFDDIHRKRMEKDLIELQSLIDVHFDQRKKEEEELIGLKDRIEKRRFERAEVQRVRAEKERDRQNRIAEERQRKEDEEAKKKNDDEAKKKKVLSNMGANFGGFLQKAEHRGRGKRLTGREIKKKTLAERRPTLEIDNLREDALKQQAQEMWNWIYTLESDKFDFIDHMKKQKYQIIVLLNRITSAQKFKKVHGKGKVGGRWK
- the tnnt1 gene encoding troponin T, slow skeletal muscle isoform X4, coding for MSDVEEEYEGEQAEEEAEEEPEEEPEEEPQEDDGGEKQEYTEQEAQEEEEEKLPIPKPMVPQLAPPKIPEGDRVDFDDIHRKRMEKDLIELQSLIDVHFDQRKKEEEELIGLKDRIEKRRFERAEVQRVRAEKERDRQNRIAEERQRKEDEEAKKKNDDEAKKKKVLSNMGANFGGFLQKAEHRGRGKRLTGREIKKKTLAERRPTLEIDNLREDALKQQAQEMWNWIYTLESDKFDFIDHMKKQKYQIIVLLNRITSAQKFKKVHGKGKVGGRWK
- the tnnt1 gene encoding troponin T, slow skeletal muscle isoform X5, encoding MSDVEEEYEGEQAEEEAEEEPEEEPEEEPQEDDGGEQEAQEEEEEKLPIPKPMVPQLAPPKIPEGDRVDFDDIHRKRMEKDLIELQSLIDVHFDQRKKEEEELIGLKDRIEKRRFERAEVQRVRAEKERDRQNRIAEERQRKEDEEAKKKNDDEAKKKKVLSNMGANFGGFLQKAEHRGRGKRLTGREIKKKTLAERRPTLEIDNLREDALKQQAQEMWNWIYTLESDKFDFIDHMKKQKYQIIVLLNRITSAQKFKKVHGKGKVGGRWK
- the tnnt1 gene encoding troponin T, slow skeletal muscle isoform X1, with the protein product MALCPTHTHTLPITTPPLYKTPIVSHYNSHSPGLLCLSVTPLKPHLALAMSDVEEEYEGEQAEEEAEEEPEEEPEEEPQEDDGGEKQEYTEQEAQEEEEEKLPIPKPMVPQLAPPKIPEGDRVDFDDIHRKRMEKDLIELQSLIDVHFDQRKKEEEELIGLKDRIEKRRFERAEVQRVRAEKERDRQNRIAEERQRKEDEEAKKKNDDEAKKKKVLSNMGANFGGFLQKAEHRGRGKRLTGREIKKKTLAERRPTLEIDNLREDALKQQAQEMWNWIYTLESDKFDFIDHMKKQKYQIIVLLNRITSAQKFKKVHGKGKVGGRWK
- the tnnt1 gene encoding troponin T, slow skeletal muscle isoform X3; this encodes MALCPTHTHTLPITTPPLYKTPIVSHYNSHSPGLLCLSVTPLKPHLALAMSDVEEEYEGEQAEEEAEEEPEEEPEEEPQEDDGGEEKLPIPKPMVPQLAPPKIPEGDRVDFDDIHRKRMEKDLIELQSLIDVHFDQRKKEEEELIGLKDRIEKRRFERAEVQRVRAEKERDRQNRIAEERQRKEDEEAKKKNDDEAKKKKVLSNMGANFGGFLQKAEHRGRGKRLTGREIKKKTLAERRPTLEIDNLREDALKQQAQEMWNWIYTLESDKFDFIDHMKKQKYQIIVLLNRITSAQKFKKVHGKGKVGGRWK
- the tnnt1 gene encoding troponin T, slow skeletal muscle isoform X2; the protein is MALCPTHTHTLPITTPPLYKTPIVSHYNSHSPGLLCLSVTPLKPHLALAMSDVEEEYEGEQAEEEAEEEPEEEPEEEPQEDDGGEQEAQEEEEEKLPIPKPMVPQLAPPKIPEGDRVDFDDIHRKRMEKDLIELQSLIDVHFDQRKKEEEELIGLKDRIEKRRFERAEVQRVRAEKERDRQNRIAEERQRKEDEEAKKKNDDEAKKKKVLSNMGANFGGFLQKAEHRGRGKRLTGREIKKKTLAERRPTLEIDNLREDALKQQAQEMWNWIYTLESDKFDFIDHMKKQKYQIIVLLNRITSAQKFKKVHGKGKVGGRWK